In Cryptomeria japonica chromosome 1, Sugi_1.0, whole genome shotgun sequence, the sequence ATTGCAGTAGAGTAGTGTTGTAATTCTCAAGTTATATTTTAGTTTGAGCTTTTGCAACAAAGTAATGTAGAGGATTTTGTACTTGAATTGTCATTATGCAACCCTAGCAGCAAGAATAGGAAAGTATAACGCTGTAAATGCATAAGAGTAGTCCAGTGGCTGCAGACTGCAATTTGAGTAGTCCATGTGGCCAGTTTGTAATCACACTCATAATCGTGCAAGTATAAAAATAAATGAGAATACTGTCGTTCTTGTGAATTTTGCTTTCATCTTGATTGTTTTGATGTTTTGGCTGCATGGATGGGTGGTCCTTAATTGGATCCTCCGCCCATGATTGCTTCATGTGGCATATAATACAAAGCAAAGCAAATAAAAAGAAAAGACAAATTCAACGCATCAAAAAAATTGACAATGATGACAAAGAGAATAtgaatttaccaaaaaaaaaaaaaattaaatgtatcaGAAAATTAGGGGTCTTACCGAGATTAATTTGGCTATCACAGTTTCCACGGCTATATCTCTCCACAAGCTCCCCAATTTCCGCTTCGGTGAGCGGCTCGCCGAGAATTTCTTGTCGACGCTTCTTGTATTCATCTGCATTGTCTTTGAACGGTGCAGGTGCAGGAGCGGACCAGCCTGTCCATGACCTGTCAATTCTACCAGGCCCAAACGGGGAAAATTTCTTCTCACGGAAACCTATTGGAGCAATGTTGGGGTTTGATTCCGAATAACTGTATTGAAAATCGAATGGCAAAGATGATATAATGGGGGCTTTATCTTTTGATTCCAAGGACCATGGGGACTGGCCAGGGGACTCATTGGAGGATTTTTTGTGGTTTTTATTGTTTAAGGTTTTGGGATCACTAAGATTTTGTGAGGGCTTAAGGTCATTGCAGCGTTGAAATCCAGGACCAGAATGAGCATCATTCCAAAACACGATATTGTGTGAAAACGTTCTGAACAAGGATTGCAAAGCATTGTGATGAAAGGTTTGTTGTTGCCGGAGACCCCTGCCAGCGGTAGCCATGTTCAGGCGGACCAATTTCATGTGTCAAGTCATCGAGGGGCCACAGTTTAAAGAAACTCCAAATTTTGTATCTATAAGTGGTGGGAAAGAACACAATGTGAAGTGCTGgctttttaatttattttggctTTTTAAAACTATTTGTTCAGCTGATGATCCATGAACATCAAATTATGTTGTTTATTTGTAAACCAACATTTTAAATTGTACTTTTAAATAAAATtaggagaaaaaataaaaaattgtggaGTTATGTGTCAGTGTTTCCAACATACAATTGTTGCTTAGTTTCAGTCTAAAAAATTGTATGGGAACATTCTTTTTGTTTAAATTTAAGCAGAAATTATGGAGACATGAGATTAGAACTTTTGTAGGTTTTTGATCTTGTTTATTAGAAGAAATTatcttaatataatttattttttaatttaaatgtttgaaatattttttagagtaaaatatggaggaaaatgtaaaaagaaaaagagaaaaaagtgtAATCATGTGACTTAATTTTAATTATCACTTACATAATTTCAATCTTTTATTCGACTATAATTAAAAGTTTAATTCTTAAATTGTAGAGGCATCATCATTTAAAGAGGAGATTTCATTTTACacattatgatttttttaaaaccACAAAATTGTAtgtttctttgaaaaaaaaaaagtaacaaGAAGTTATATGGGACGACAACAATCCCATGCAAGAACTTTATCATCTATTTTTATAAAGTTGGAGGTCCTTTGAGATGAAAAAAAAATTGCTTCATAATAAATTGGAATCCTATCTACGAAAATAGGAGTCCTTGTTTTTAGCTTTTAGATTTTCAACAACTACCTTTTGGGTTGCGATTGAAAAACTTTCCCAATAACTTAGGGTTTTATTGTCAAATGACATCATTAGAAGGCATGTGTGGTTTTAATATAAAATCTATAAGTCTACTAGCTTCTAAAATTTATAATAAGATTTTAGCATTTCTAGTCTCATAAAATCCATGTAAATCAAATAGTGTCTTCCTTTTCTTTGCATAAGCTTATAATAAACTAGGAGAGATATGCTAATAGGGGATAGGATTTCAAGGCAAAGTTCACTCTAAGAAAGAGCCAAAGAGAAAAGGATCAAACAAAAGAACCTAGTATGCATTAAGGGGGAATTACTTTTATGGAGAATTTGAAACATTttacaatttattattatttaaactatGGCATCGCATGCATGAATTATTGCCTCCTTGTGCTTAGAGATAAGGTTAGAAGGGGTATCCAATCTACCAAACTTATACTAGACACGATTACAACctgtaacatcgtaaattgtacacctttgctagggtggtacaattctacgcttagtttagcacccgccttagtgtgtttgcatcttgcattgtaatttccctttaagcatttaattaattaatttaattaaatctaaagtcatatttcatcactccccacattataaaattgggccctttaccctaaatgtgcccctttttcattttattcctccaataaatcattaaatcataaaccctaattatgtcttatttcaatctttaaggcccgatttcgcatgttaaaacatctcaaaatcaactgtaactttgggattaactctaatatcatcatatctagcaGCCCTGAaaattttggtgaaaagttggtcggaccgagtACAACTACAACACGGTCCccaacatttttccaaaaatttcgggagcataattctatgatattataatgcttaaccccaagaaattggtgagaaATTCAAATCCTACGTCGCCCTAAagacgaaattaagatctagggtttcatacataagagctcgctttcttcatttgaagggatatAATCTTAAAAAAATAAGTTTTTGGCTAAgcaatcacaaggagccttctatgtagtgaaagagaagcttacgTGGAGTCTTCATcaaccatccatcaagcattcatcaagtattcatcaagtattcatcatcaattaggagccttgaagacattgaagaataataggagatcatcgactgatgattggcttgtacccctcccttggggttgggtatgatttcatgttgttttcatgtctttatatgagcttcatgACATCAATTTGTagatttacatttatgctttagatcacttagcaTCGTTCATtaagagcatttactttgtcaattacaagcatttagggtttactctttaaagcataaggttactctagattgtttgcattcatcattttagggtcttgcacacacacaagattcctgcacacattattttactatacaaatcggctttttttgaggtggaaatcaccaaaacaggggtttgactaaggcaaaaccccatatagccacccaaaaccctattttcaattGTAGGTGCAGGTACCCAAAAGACTTTCAAGACCGTTGAAAGGTACAAGGACTATCCTAAAGCCTCAAATCTGTCCCAAAATCATcagggacaggggcgtggcaccttgCCCCCCCCACTTTCAGGTGATTTTCAGCAGGGTGGAAGCTCAGATTATCAAATTTGCAGGCCTTTAGTTGCAGCTTTTTGTCAGACAAAacaggaccagggcgtggcacccctatctaGGTCAGTTTGGCTCATTTTCCAACACCAGGTACActttcaaattcctcccccttttctactttcagtatctcagtttcagtcctgcaagtttctgcaatttcagttcatatatgcttcattgttcatctcctagtctagttaatcaatcacaccctatttttcacatcttctcttcatatacaacaagaggaatagaaaccctaagagataatccttggctctctctttctcacaagaaatagccaaagtgagctatctccctaggccctttcctattcccaatgtgttggcaaaagtgggattaggtcctagtcacttgatctcactttttcccctccacacAACCTCATCTTGAAATAGCTCAAATCTTTGCACTCAATAAGACTTTGTCCCCAATAGGTTCTTTGAGTCATTCAACCTCTCCAATAAACCAAGGGCCACTCAATAGAATTATTTGGGCTATAAAGCATTTAAAATCTAATCATAATGATTTACTTTAAGAAAATACATGTGTAAGGGTGAAAAGTGAAAAATAGGTTGTGTGGTTGTTTAGAGTACTTGGTCTTAATGCTCGATTTTGACTGAGTTGGTGCCCCTTCCTTCACCCAAATTCTCATTTGACCATCAAAGATATAATTTAAATTAGACATCTATCAAAACTCAAAATATCAACTTCTTTCTAGGTTTAAATATATGCCCACAAATTTAACCCTCCAACTTTCATATTAAAATCTAATCATCGGAACAAGTCAACCCCTTTTTAATTACTAATTTTTGCATTGACTCTTGCATTAAAAATTTTAAGTTGTGTATAAGTCAAGTATAAAAGGACATCATTCTTTAGGTCACTTAATAGTCAAGAGATTATCTAAAGTCTAGAATCCATCATCCATATATCACCCAAGCTCATAGATGGATCCCTATCCAATTAAGTTACTCTTGGAATCATTCTCACCCCTATCTTAACTTCAATCTTCCTCTAGGCACTCTAATTGTGTCATTTTATTTCAATCAAGTCTTAAAACTTATTTCATAATATATACTTTCATCAACCTTTCAACTTTGTTATACATTATAAATTACAAGCTCCAGGTCACCCTCATTTGGATGCTATTGGATGCATTTGTCACATGTTTGATTCCTATTTTATCATAACTTTGTAACTTGGGTGAATGTATTTATTATTACTTTATTGCATATAGTTATCCTAGAAACTTTATGTCAGGATGTGTTATTTCCTCACAATTTTAGTAAACTCATTTAATCTTACACCCCCTGAGGTTTGTCTTCCATGTTTTATTCTTCTACATTAGGGTTTTAGATATCTCGTTTCTAATTAttcttaaattttatttcaaatattaTTATGATTTAGATTTACCACCTCTTGTTGATCTAATAATCGTATCACACTAGTTCGACCAATGGGATCGAAGAGAATCACTTCACTTACAGGTGTCTAAATGACTTTAACCTAAGGAATGATTGTAGTGAATACAAGGTTGCAAACACATTAAGGGAGTGCTTGAGGTGAACTAAAGCACCTCGAATCTTTAAAATGAATTGTAGACTACTTTAactaaatttgacattttcacCTATTAGtctaggaaataaaataaaaataccatgcaaaatatataAACAAATCACAATAAATACATAACCTTCTCTttagaaaaaaaacaaaatttcattaataaataaacaaataaatacatAATCTTCTCTTTAGAAAAAAAGGAAAATTTCACTAATAAacaaacaaagaatgaaatgtgaagagttttatttaataaattcactTTTTAGACATTTCATCTTTTGTTTTAGCGCCACATTTGTTAATTATTCACTAAGCAGAAAGGTTTATCTTTGAAAACATCCCCTTACTATCTATGTAATTGCAAGACATGTTTTCATGTTGTAAATACTATAAGCAAGTGgaatatgatattttattgatatatcATGATTACAAAAGACACAAGTAATCATAACATCTACTTACTAACTAAGATAGTGGTATGAGgaacttttttttttctcttagtTGAAGTTTTCACCAATTAAGGGTTTCTTCAAGGTAAACAATTTGTAGTAGTCTTTTTTAtagtttttatttgtaattttttactATTATTTTTACACTTGGTAATCACTAGGTAATTATCTAAAATGTTTTATAAATTAAGTATTATCCAATTTGTATTCAAAGTATTCTAGGAATTTTTTATAGGTTATGCTCTCCAAATTATTAAATTGAAGCTAATTTAATCTATTATGAATCTAAAATTGGCACAAGAGACTAGATGAGAGTAGCTATGTCGATGGCATGATATAAGGAAGGAGCGGTTTGATTCAAGTGTcttaaaaatgatatttaaaaatatgtaattttttttaggGAGGGGGAAAGAATAGATTGGGTAACATCATGCTCGACTCAATAAGAAGTTATGCATGGCAAGGTTTCATGAGAAAGAAAAAGAATTCAAGAAAATTTAATTTAAGAAAGGTAAATAATTTTTTGGAGATTTCTTTAGAGTAGAATCAAAGATAGACATACAAAAATCTAGTATGGAAATTAATGATGGCAATTGTTATCAATAGATTTCTCATATTGAAGTTTAACTCACCTAATCAAGTTCCCAACTAGACTAGTGAGCAAACCTAAAAATTGGCTAGTAATCTAAAAATTTATAAAACATGTGTTGATTTAGCCCTTATCTATAATCACAAATACACTTTAGAAAAAAGTCTATTATTTACTTGCATTTATATTTTGACCTGAAACTAAACAATAGTTATCAAGAACTCTTTTGATTTTTATGGCTTATTTGACTAAATGTTTGTAAGCCAACAAAAGAGCATCATCTACAAAGAGAGAGTGGGTTACTGAAATATTAGTTATTGGAAAATTaatctattttctttttttttcaatatgGATAGCTATAATTGTTCGACTATGGTATTATGAAATTAAAATGAATATAAAAGGAGaaagaggatctccttgtctaacccCTTGAGTCATACTAAAAAACCCATAGGATTACCATTGATTGAAATTGAGAATTTGACCTCTTAAAGGCAAGAGCTAATCCATATGCACCATTTCTGAGAAAATCCAAATTTTTATAGAACTTTGAGAAGAAATTACCAATTTAGTTTGTCATAagatttcatcatatcaagttCAATGACCATTGTCATAATTTTGTTATGTTGAATATAATGTGATACTTCATGTGCAATAATGCCTCCTTTCATAGTTTATTTGCTAGGAACAAAACCCCCTTGCTATCTAATACAATTCTTGCTTAACTCATTTTTCCTATATTTCTTGGTGAGCTAAGTGATGCAATTAgggaaatatttttatttaatatttgatggTCCTGGttgaatttatattttttatgGATTTGGTCCATTAAACATTAAATATTACTATTATTGGCCAAATTGGATGTTTGATTTCCTAGAAATATTTTTTTAGCCATTTTTTAACATGATTTGTAACAACCATTTTTGGGAGAGGTTTTCATGAGCCATTTGTCTTTAGGGGAATGAGGGAGTTATATGCAATACAAATTTGATCTTTTCCCTCCAAATAAAGCATGGTTTTTCTGGACCACCCATTTTGGAACTCTAATGCTTGGAGACTTCATTTGCGATCCTTTTGGCAATTTTAattcatttgcaagttgtttgagcACTTATTTTCAATAGTCCTCCATCCTTGGATGAAACCCAAAGTGGAACATAGACTCATGGAAGAAACCCCATGTGTTGTGAGGATCATGGGACAAAACCCTTATGATCCTTGAGGCGGTGTCACTCATAAATTGTATGGGAACTTCCTTGGTTTGCAGTCTCAATCTATATAAGTTTGAGTTTTGGTGTGCTTAAGGTTTACAAGTGTGGGTTTTATTtgctactagtttttttttttgaatattgttGTGTATTTTTAGAGGCTTTTAGATCTAtaataattttcattttctttgttatATTCATTGGAATAAATGGGAGAAGTTTTGCTAAGTTTTCAAGTGTTTTTGTTGAAGAATTTAACTAGTTTGCTATGTAATGATGTGAAAATCATTTTCAAATTTTAATGAAGGGTGTAAGATGTTGTATTGAATATAATATTACTATTTCACATTGCAAATGATGGAGAAAAATGAAATAATATCAAGTGTGttttattttcaatcaatttagtgtcATTTGGTGATATTAGGTATCTTGAAACTAAATGTTTGATATGTAGATCTACGTTGTGAAGAGAATATGATGCAATAATGATATAGTGTAGCCATGGTACATGCCATTACTGATATTTCATATTGATAGTCCAAATTGTTGGTTTTTAGGAGTTTCCATCACTTTTGTGAAGAAATTGTTAATTTTAGGACTTGTTAATTTTCCTTTTGAAGTTAAATGAAAAATTCATTTTTAGAATTCTCTATTGGTACAAATATTAATTTGGcatatcatagtggtattagagttgTTACTCTACTAGCCTATGTGTTTTCAAATGATTGATGATTCCAAGTGATAGGGAATTGAGGTACCAAAAAAGGGAATTTAAGCAATTGCAGCAAGGGAGAATGATGAAAgatcaagaaaaaaaattaaagagagttTGAAGAATTTGAAGGATGTGATTGAAGGGAAAAAACATCTTATGGATACCATCAACCAAATAGTgcaatgcttgaagggaaataatcTAAATGACAACGATGAAAAGACCAACTCATTAGAAGAAGTTAACAATGgaaaaggcaaaaagaaagaagTAGGTATAGAGTTAAAGACTTCAATTTAAAAATAGaccatttaagaaaaaaaaatagagaggGTGAAAGATGCACTAAAGACAAAGACTACACTTCAGGATGACATCTCCAATGCATATGTTGAATATAGAAATCCTTATCCTCAAATTTGAGCTATTTTATCTCTAAAGACTTCGTGGCAATGAAGAGAAACAACATAAGAGCTCATTATGAGCATAAATCTCAATCACAACCCAAATATTTTCATTGTTCCTTGGGTAATTCATCCCTCATTCCCTTTAATGGTATTGATAACACAATAGCTAGAGCTTGGCTATAAAATTCAGACACATATTTAGCCCTTAAACCAATGTCAAAAGAGGAAGCTATAAAAAAAATCACACTTCATTTGGAGGTTATTGTACATGATTAGTGGTATCGTGGTTTGGTTACTCAAAAAACCATAACCAATTCTAGTCATACGACGAGTTTTGTAATGATTTGGTTGTATGATTTGATAAATAGGATCCTAAAGAGCTTCTTAGAGAGTTAGTGTACATCACACAAAAGGAGAATGTAGAAGAGTATGTTGTTGATTTTCAAAGATTATCAATTATGGTGTCAGACATATCTAAAAAAAGGTTCATTAAGCATTTCATAGAAGGGTTGTCAGAGCATCACGAGGGATTTGTAAAGTTAGTCAATCCCTCTATGCTACAAGAGAATATAAATAAAGCTTTTGATTTGGACAAAATTATGCCACAACAAAAACCCTCTACTAAGTCCACATTTCTAAGTAAGCAAAAGGGAGGATTCCAAAAGAAGACATGGGCTACCTCTACACCAAAATAAAAACCTCCATTTATTTCTAAGAAGACTGATGATGAGACCAAGAATGAGCTTAGTAGGAAGAAACCATGTTTTCCTTGTAAGGAGGCATTAACTCCTAGACATAGATGTCATGTCAAAGGGAAAGTACATTTTATAAAGGTTACTCACAAATAGTCAAGTTgaaataattatgaagagtttcATAACACTGAAGATCCTCGTCATGAAGAGGAAggtaattgttggtgtaaattatgtctcataattacactttacgtAAGTTgacttaagataatgcatctcatagtagttttcataagagacacttagggaattgtgcatctagggaagatggttgtaggagaaattccaccttttatggtcttatcttgttgtcacatcccaccttcaatgggtgatccacctcttgtggaatattttattatttctcctacctactctcacctacccttgtttctcattgggccacatgttaTGATTGTTTGGTCTCATTTCCCTATAGCCTTGTCTTTATTAGCAAGCTCATGTACATTGTACTTAGttgggtattttgcatcttgataggaatacagtttattcttgtcacctTTATTCTCTCTTATGTGTTATTtatttggcctctagatcttgggttgctatAGGTGAATTATCATAGTAATGGTGGTACACTTGAATCACTATCTGGAGCATGTGCATACCACCCATTAAGAGCTAGTGCGAATCTTGTTCGACAAAGAGTTACTGTGTTAATTTATAGTGGGGATATTGACAATtttatagatgaagatttgatgaagACAAGGAtgctaaaaataaaatattttgaaggtTTCAATGTCACTATAGCTGATGATTACAATCTTCCCTACAACAGGATAATTCTTAAGCCTAACGtagctgtagtcacataaatctgtccacttaattaaatgaatatttaatatttatttgattatttaaccatcaattaataattaattaaattaatatatttaattaattcatcttaaccctcttctcctattaattaaataaattattcaatttatttgatttaattcacttaaccaaattcagaccattaattaaataaataaatcatatttgtttaattaaatcttctctcacatttaaataaattaatatttatttaaatcccccaaaatcccacctctcacatttaaataaattaacatttatttaaatcaccttta encodes:
- the LOC131048660 gene encoding CRS2-associated factor 2, mitochondrial isoform X5, which codes for MKLVRLNMATAGRGLRQQQTFHHNALQSLFRTFSHNIVFWNDAHSGPGFQRCNDLKPSQNLSDPKTLNNKNHKKSSNESPGQSPWSLESKDKAPIISSLPFDFQYSYSESNPNIAPIGFREKKFSPFGPGRIDRSWTGWSAPAPAPFKDNADEYKKRRQEILGEPLTEAEIGELVERYSRGNCDSQINLGRGGVTHNMLVDIHNHWKRAEAVRIKCLGVPTIDMDNVCFHLEDKTGGKIISRRTNILILYRETKDLRNRGLNAPALTKLTQNGCYVRLVQKVRDAFVQNEVLRIDCTGMETSDYKKIGVKIRDLVPCVLLIFLDQQIVIWRGKNYDSTKAFPSESLSVTKGDKDSFSPHETIGIPFLW